The following proteins come from a genomic window of Bacillota bacterium:
- a CDS encoding cobalamin B12-binding domain-containing protein translates to MKRPVRVLIAKPGLDSHDRGAKVVARALRDAGMEVIYTGLHQTPEQIAETAVQEDVDVVGLSILSGAHNTLVPRVVELLREKGREDVLVLVGGIIPEEDVPFLQEHGVAAVFGPGTSTEAIARFVKERLQGQECR, encoded by the coding sequence GTGAAGCGGCCGGTGCGCGTTTTGATTGCCAAGCCCGGGCTGGACAGCCACGACCGGGGGGCGAAGGTGGTGGCGCGGGCCCTGCGTGATGCCGGCATGGAGGTCATCTACACCGGCCTGCACCAGACTCCGGAGCAGATCGCCGAGACGGCGGTGCAGGAGGACGTGGACGTGGTAGGACTGAGCATCCTCTCCGGGGCTCACAACACCCTGGTGCCGCGGGTGGTGGAACTGCTGCGGGAAAAGGGCAGGGAAGACGTCCTGGTGCTGGTGGGTGGTATAATCCCGGAGGAGGACGTGCCGTTCTTGCAGGAACACGGCGTGGCGGCCGTGTTCGGGCCGGGAACTTCGACGGAAGCAATCGCCCGGTTCGTCAAGGAGAGGTTGCAGGGACAGGAATGTCGCTAG
- a CDS encoding methylmalonyl-CoA mutase family protein, producing the protein MPDAAERKGVFTTVSGQVIKAVYRPEDIAELDYERDLGDPGQYPFVRGVYPTMYRGRLWTMRQFSGFGTAEDTNARFKYLLEHGETGLSTAFDFPTLLGYDSDHPRASGEVGKLGVAIDTLDDMERLFRGIPLGQVSTSMTINAPAAILWAMYLVVAQKQGVSWDEVSGTIQNDILKEYIAQKTFVFPPAPSMRLIVDTFEFGARHVPRWNTISISGYHIREAGATAVQELAFTLADGFAYVQAGIERGLNVDDFAPRLSFFFNAHNDLFEEVAKYRAARRIWARHMRERFAARNPRSWLMRFHTQTAGCSLTAQQPECNIVRTTVQALAAVLGGTQSLHTNSMDEALALPSEKAVRIALRTQQILAEESGVANTIDPLAGSYFVEALTNQMEEQAEEYFRRIEALGGMIRAIEAGFPQREIADSAYRYQKALETGEQVVVGVNKYVVEEKISIPILRVDPEVERRQIAHLRQVKAGRDEGVVRQCLRRLEEEARGTGNLMYPILECVRAYCTLGEMMDTLRGVFGTFREPALY; encoded by the coding sequence ATGCCCGATGCCGCCGAGCGGAAGGGTGTGTTCACCACCGTGTCGGGGCAGGTGATCAAGGCCGTTTATCGCCCGGAGGACATCGCCGAGCTGGATTACGAGCGCGACCTGGGGGACCCGGGCCAGTACCCCTTCGTGCGCGGGGTGTACCCTACCATGTACCGTGGCCGGCTCTGGACCATGCGCCAGTTCTCTGGATTCGGTACGGCCGAAGACACCAACGCCCGCTTCAAGTACCTCCTGGAGCACGGGGAGACGGGTCTCTCCACGGCCTTCGATTTCCCTACTCTCTTAGGGTATGATTCCGACCACCCCCGTGCCTCGGGCGAGGTGGGCAAGCTGGGGGTGGCCATCGACACCCTGGATGATATGGAGAGACTGTTCCGAGGTATCCCGCTCGGCCAGGTGTCCACCTCCATGACCATCAACGCTCCCGCGGCCATCCTGTGGGCCATGTACCTGGTGGTGGCCCAGAAGCAGGGAGTGAGCTGGGATGAGGTATCCGGCACCATCCAGAACGACATCCTCAAAGAGTACATCGCCCAGAAGACCTTCGTATTCCCCCCTGCGCCTTCCATGCGCCTGATAGTGGATACCTTCGAGTTCGGTGCCCGCCATGTGCCGCGGTGGAACACCATCTCCATTTCCGGATATCACATCCGGGAAGCGGGTGCCACCGCGGTGCAGGAGCTGGCCTTCACCCTGGCGGACGGTTTCGCTTATGTGCAGGCCGGGATCGAACGGGGGCTTAACGTGGACGACTTCGCTCCCCGCCTCTCCTTTTTCTTCAACGCCCACAACGACCTGTTCGAGGAGGTGGCCAAGTACCGGGCTGCCCGGCGCATCTGGGCCCGGCACATGCGGGAGCGTTTCGCCGCGCGCAACCCGCGTTCGTGGCTGATGCGCTTCCACACCCAGACGGCTGGTTGTTCTCTCACCGCCCAGCAACCCGAGTGCAACATTGTCCGCACCACCGTCCAGGCCCTGGCTGCCGTGCTGGGCGGCACCCAGTCCCTGCACACCAACTCCATGGATGAGGCCCTGGCTCTCCCCAGCGAGAAGGCGGTGCGCATTGCCCTGCGCACCCAGCAGATCCTGGCGGAGGAGTCGGGCGTGGCGAACACCATCGATCCCCTGGCCGGGTCTTACTTCGTGGAGGCGCTCACCAACCAGATGGAGGAGCAGGCGGAAGAGTACTTCCGCAGGATCGAGGCTTTGGGCGGGATGATCAGGGCCATCGAAGCGGGCTTCCCCCAGCGGGAGATCGCCGACAGCGCTTACCGGTACCAGAAGGCGCTCGAGACGGGAGAGCAGGTGGTGGTGGGGGTCAACAAGTACGTGGTGGAGGAGAAGATCTCCATCCCCATCCTGCGCGTCGATCCCGAGGTGGAGCGGCGGCAGATTGCCCACCTGCGGCAGGTGAAGGCGGGACGTGACGAGGGCGTGGTTCGGCAATGCCTGCGGCGGCTGGAAGAGGAGGCCCGTGGCACGGGCAACCTGATGTACCCCATCCTGGAGTGCGTGCGTGCTTACTGCACCCTGGGGGAAATGATGGATACGCTGCGCGGTGTTTTCGGTACCTTCCGGGAGCCCGCCCTGTACTGA
- a CDS encoding redox-sensing transcriptional repressor Rex — protein sequence MRRRRVPDVVVRRLAMYLRVLEELGPGDHDRFISSQELGDRAGVSAAQVRKDLALFGEFGKQGVGYQARFLRDELRRILNISRPLNVGIVGVGELGTALARYTLRRWAADQNYPFRLVALFDNDPAKVGSRIDNVEVSPSSSIPTLARELKLKIMMIAVPASAAQAVADLCVAGGVRAILNFAPCKLQVPPQVHLQQSDVSLELEQLAFYL from the coding sequence GTGCGGAGAAGGCGGGTCCCCGACGTAGTGGTGCGCAGGCTGGCCATGTATTTGCGCGTGCTGGAGGAACTGGGGCCCGGCGATCACGACCGCTTTATCTCCTCGCAGGAGCTGGGGGATAGAGCCGGCGTGTCGGCAGCCCAGGTGCGCAAGGATCTGGCTCTTTTTGGCGAGTTTGGGAAACAGGGTGTGGGGTACCAGGCCCGCTTTTTGCGTGATGAGCTGCGCCGCATCCTGAACATCAGCCGCCCGCTCAACGTGGGCATCGTGGGCGTGGGTGAACTGGGCACGGCCCTGGCCCGGTACACCCTGAGGCGCTGGGCGGCCGACCAGAATTATCCCTTTCGCCTGGTAGCCCTGTTCGACAACGACCCCGCCAAGGTGGGCAGCCGGATCGACAACGTGGAGGTTTCGCCGTCCTCTTCCATCCCCACCCTGGCCCGGGAATTGAAGCTGAAAATCATGATGATCGCCGTGCCTGCTTCCGCGGCCCAAGCCGTGGCAGACCTCTGCGTTGCGGGCGGGGTACGGGCCATCCTCAACTTTGCTCCCTGCAAACTGCAGGTCCCTCCTCAGGTCCACCTGCAGCAATCTGACGTAAGTCTGGAACTGGAGCAACTGGCTTTCTACCTGTAG
- a CDS encoding class I SAM-dependent methyltransferase, translating to MHPQSDRQSGDGGGLPRPGQEKEAFVRKLFDTIAPRYDLMNTVMTGGYVLRWQRCFAQVTFLRPGQAALDVCCGTGELALIMARQVAPGGRVVGLDFSPRMLAIARGKAAHWQATRTGRTGPGRGRHAGPGSLEFASAEGEPVEIHFVTGDALQLPFPDGSFDCAAIGFALRNVSDIPRCLAEMARVVRPGGRVVALEVCRPPSRWVRAWFYPYFYTVVPLLGLLAGFRRPVAGGPLRPYSYLPRSLAYLPDLGDLAAAFAAAGLTEVQYRVLPPGVAALHWGTVPRTRSGASGG from the coding sequence GTGCACCCCCAATCCGACCGGCAAAGCGGTGATGGCGGCGGGCTGCCACGCCCGGGGCAGGAAAAGGAGGCCTTCGTGCGGAAGCTTTTTGACACCATTGCCCCCCGGTACGATCTCATGAACACCGTGATGACGGGGGGTTATGTTTTGCGCTGGCAGCGGTGTTTCGCACAGGTCACCTTCCTGCGGCCCGGGCAGGCGGCCCTGGATGTGTGCTGCGGAACCGGCGAACTCGCCCTCATCATGGCCCGGCAGGTAGCGCCCGGGGGCCGGGTGGTGGGGCTCGACTTCTCACCCCGCATGCTGGCCATCGCGCGCGGCAAAGCCGCTCACTGGCAGGCCACTCGCACCGGCCGTACCGGGCCCGGCAGGGGCCGGCACGCGGGCCCCGGCTCGCTGGAGTTCGCCTCCGCAGAAGGTGAACCGGTCGAGATCCACTTCGTGACGGGGGATGCCCTGCAGCTGCCTTTCCCGGACGGGTCCTTCGACTGTGCCGCCATCGGGTTTGCACTGCGCAACGTGAGCGACATTCCCCGCTGCCTGGCCGAGATGGCGCGAGTGGTGAGGCCGGGGGGGAGGGTGGTTGCCCTGGAAGTGTGCCGGCCTCCCTCCCGCTGGGTGCGAGCCTGGTTTTACCCGTACTTTTACACCGTCGTACCCCTGCTGGGGTTGCTGGCCGGGTTCAGGCGGCCGGTGGCCGGGGGCCCCTTGCGTCCTTACAGTTACCTTCCCCGGTCGCTGGCCTACCTGCCAGACCTGGGGGATCTGGCGGCCGCATTCGCAGCAGCCGGTCTGACGGAGGTGCAGTACCGCGTGCTGCCCCCTGGTGTGGCGGCCCTGCACTGGGGAACCGTGCCCCGTACCCGCTCTGGAGCCAGCGGGGGGTAG
- a CDS encoding ABC transporter permease, with amino-acid sequence MGERRIFPYLFVLAFLLGTWWVMSAVLALPALPTPVAAVGALVRSWGQGLGYHTAVSTWRVVASLSLAAVTAVPLGLVLGQARAADRLAGPAIYLTYPVPKSVFLPVVMAVLGLGDAARIFMVWLVVFFQVLVGTRDASRCLSPQFLHSMRSLGASALDVYRHVVWPAVLPAVFTSLRVGLGTAIAVLFLAETWASQSGIGYFIMLAWTRLGWDDVFAGVLAMAALGMGLYLVLDLLERVACPWRFV; translated from the coding sequence TTGGGTGAGCGCAGGATATTCCCCTACCTGTTCGTCCTGGCGTTCCTCCTGGGGACCTGGTGGGTGATGAGCGCGGTGCTCGCCCTCCCGGCTCTGCCTACTCCGGTAGCGGCCGTGGGTGCCCTGGTGCGCTCCTGGGGGCAGGGCCTTGGGTACCACACCGCGGTATCCACGTGGCGGGTGGTGGCCAGTCTCTCCCTGGCCGCAGTCACTGCTGTCCCCCTGGGGCTGGTGCTCGGTCAGGCGCGCGCCGCCGACCGCCTGGCGGGACCCGCCATCTACCTGACGTATCCGGTCCCCAAGAGCGTCTTCCTCCCGGTCGTGATGGCGGTACTGGGCTTGGGGGATGCCGCCCGCATCTTCATGGTGTGGCTGGTGGTGTTCTTTCAGGTGCTGGTGGGTACGCGCGACGCCTCCCGGTGCCTGTCCCCTCAGTTTCTGCATTCCATGCGCTCCCTGGGGGCGTCCGCGCTGGATGTGTACCGGCATGTGGTATGGCCGGCGGTGCTGCCCGCCGTCTTCACGTCCCTGCGGGTGGGGCTGGGCACCGCCATCGCCGTACTCTTCCTGGCGGAAACGTGGGCTTCCCAGAGCGGGATCGGCTACTTCATCATGCTGGCCTGGACCAGGCTGGGGTGGGACGACGTGTTTGCCGGCGTGCTGGCCATGGCGGCCCTGGGGATGGGCCTGTACCTTGTACTCGACCTGCTGGAACGGGTAGCCTGCCCGTGGCGCTTCGTATGA
- a CDS encoding ABC transporter ATP-binding protein gives MIEVRDLHVEYPGRPPVVALAGVSFSIPRGSTCAIIGPSGCGKTTLLHVLAGLLPPRFGEARVDGQPVRGPRERTALILQDYGLFPWKTVWANAALGLQIRGRLPAERPLVERLLRELGLWELRDRFPAQLSGGQRQRVAIARALALQPDLLLMDEPFSSLDALTREGMQELVAEVFRRGEITAVLVTHDIAEAAFLGQKVLVMGPGRITHQVSNPGALQPGYRASPQFLALCTRLREMCRPGTVARSA, from the coding sequence GTGATCGAGGTCAGGGATCTCCACGTGGAATATCCGGGGCGACCGCCCGTGGTGGCGCTGGCGGGCGTGTCCTTTTCCATCCCCCGGGGGAGTACCTGTGCCATCATCGGTCCCTCCGGTTGCGGCAAGACCACCCTGCTGCACGTCCTGGCGGGGCTCCTCCCTCCCCGCTTCGGCGAAGCGCGGGTGGACGGCCAGCCGGTGCGGGGTCCCCGCGAACGGACGGCCCTCATCCTGCAGGACTACGGCCTCTTCCCCTGGAAGACAGTGTGGGCCAACGCCGCTCTGGGGCTGCAGATCCGGGGACGGCTGCCGGCGGAGCGCCCGCTGGTGGAAAGGCTGCTGCGGGAACTGGGCCTGTGGGAACTGCGGGACCGGTTTCCCGCGCAGCTCAGCGGGGGACAGCGGCAGCGGGTGGCCATCGCCCGTGCCCTGGCGTTGCAGCCGGACCTCCTGCTCATGGACGAGCCGTTTTCGTCCCTGGATGCCCTCACCCGGGAGGGTATGCAGGAACTGGTAGCAGAGGTATTCCGGCGGGGAGAGATCACGGCCGTGCTGGTGACCCACGACATCGCCGAGGCTGCGTTCCTGGGGCAGAAGGTACTGGTGATGGGGCCCGGCCGGATCACCCATCAGGTGAGCAACCCGGGCGCGCTGCAGCCCGGCTACCGGGCATCGCCGCAGTTCCTGGCCCTGTGTACCAGGCTGCGGGAGATGTGCCGTCCGGGGACGGTGGCCCGCAGTGCCTGA
- a CDS encoding MetQ/NlpA family ABC transporter substrate-binding protein, whose translation MSGASSVGNVRRVRGVSARLCVLGACLVALVGATLAGCARPPAPPALTLGLIPIEDTLPFWVAERQGYFKQEGVTVNLKTFASAAERDAALTAGEIDGAVADLVAVALLHAGGTRVGVVSLTLGAKGTEGRIAILSPPGTTLTVDDLRGKEIAVSPNSLIEYTVTRLLRNRGFRADEIKTMAVAKIPVRFELLMAGKVPAAALPDPFAALAEKRGAHLVVDDTADNISQAVVLFRSSVLEEKAEQVKKAMRAYARAVADINADPMAFSNLLTEKAGVPKEVLDWYRTLNFPGLVLPTRTQVEDALNWLGEKGLLKQPLRYEDLIDGRFAAEAAK comes from the coding sequence ATGAGCGGTGCGAGTAGTGTGGGCAACGTGAGGCGCGTGAGGGGCGTGAGCGCGCGGTTGTGTGTCTTGGGGGCATGTTTGGTGGCGCTTGTGGGCGCCACGCTGGCGGGATGTGCACGTCCACCCGCCCCGCCCGCCCTCACCCTGGGACTCATTCCCATCGAGGACACTCTGCCGTTCTGGGTGGCCGAGCGTCAGGGCTACTTCAAACAGGAAGGCGTGACGGTGAACCTGAAGACGTTCGCCAGCGCTGCGGAACGCGATGCCGCACTCACGGCAGGAGAAATCGACGGGGCAGTGGCGGACCTGGTCGCGGTGGCCCTGCTCCACGCGGGCGGAACGCGGGTGGGCGTGGTCAGCCTCACCCTGGGGGCGAAAGGGACGGAGGGGCGGATCGCCATCCTCAGCCCGCCCGGGACCACCCTCACCGTGGACGACCTCCGGGGCAAGGAGATCGCCGTCTCCCCCAACTCCCTGATCGAGTACACGGTCACCCGGCTCCTCCGGAACCGCGGTTTCCGGGCGGACGAGATCAAGACCATGGCGGTGGCCAAGATCCCGGTGCGCTTCGAACTGCTCATGGCGGGGAAGGTGCCGGCGGCGGCCCTCCCCGATCCCTTTGCCGCCCTGGCGGAGAAGCGGGGGGCTCACCTGGTCGTCGATGACACCGCCGACAACATCTCGCAGGCCGTGGTCCTTTTCCGGAGCAGCGTGCTCGAGGAGAAGGCGGAGCAGGTGAAGAAGGCGATGCGGGCATATGCCCGTGCCGTGGCAGACATCAACGCCGACCCCATGGCTTTCTCCAATTTGCTCACCGAGAAGGCCGGTGTCCCCAAGGAAGTGCTGGACTGGTACCGCACCCTGAACTTCCCCGGTCTGGTGCTGCCCACCCGCACGCAGGTGGAAGACGCCCTCAACTGGCTGGGGGAGAAGGGCCTTCTCAAGCAGCCCCTGCGTTACGAGGATCTGATCGACGGGCGCTTTGCGGCGGAGGCGGCCAAGTGA
- a CDS encoding UbiA-like polyprenyltransferase: MRKLVHLAELVRWEHTVFALPFAYAATFLASRGWPSFHDFFWVTVAMVGARTAAMGLNRLVDRALDALNPRTSHWHLPRGLVKPGEVVALVTVSLGLLALAAAMLNPLCLKLFPVALVVLVVYPYTKRLTWGCHFVLGLAEFAAPFGGWIAVTGRAHPAALLLGVGAGLWVAGFDILYALADVDFDRAHGVRSIPVRFGVRNALRWSVVVHAVAWLCLLGVMPVLGAGFWYALGLLIMAGLLVYEHSILSVADLSRLNRAFFDLNGVISVVFFITTALSAVLG; this comes from the coding sequence GTGCGTAAGCTGGTGCACCTTGCCGAGCTGGTGCGCTGGGAGCACACCGTGTTCGCCCTGCCCTTTGCGTATGCCGCCACATTCCTTGCCTCCCGGGGCTGGCCCAGCTTCCACGACTTCTTCTGGGTGACGGTGGCCATGGTGGGGGCGCGCACGGCGGCCATGGGCCTGAACCGGCTGGTGGATCGCGCCCTGGATGCCTTGAATCCGCGCACATCTCACTGGCACCTTCCCCGCGGGCTGGTCAAGCCGGGCGAGGTAGTGGCCCTCGTAACGGTGTCCCTTGGTCTCCTGGCCCTGGCGGCGGCGATGCTGAATCCCCTGTGCCTGAAGCTTTTCCCCGTTGCCCTGGTGGTGCTGGTGGTGTACCCGTACACCAAGCGCTTAACCTGGGGATGTCACTTCGTGCTGGGCCTGGCAGAGTTCGCGGCCCCCTTCGGGGGATGGATTGCGGTCACCGGCCGCGCCCATCCGGCTGCCCTCCTTTTGGGAGTGGGGGCGGGGTTGTGGGTGGCGGGTTTTGACATCCTGTACGCCCTGGCGGACGTGGATTTCGACCGGGCGCACGGTGTGCGTTCCATACCGGTCCGTTTCGGCGTCAGGAACGCGTTGCGGTGGTCGGTGGTGGTGCACGCGGTGGCCTGGTTGTGCCTGTTGGGGGTGATGCCTGTGCTGGGAGCGGGATTCTGGTACGCCCTGGGACTGCTGATCATGGCCGGCCTTCTGGTGTACGAGCACAGCATCCTGTCGGTCGCCGACCTTTCCCGTCTGAACCGGGCGTTTTTCGATCTGAACGGTGTCATAAGCGTGGTCTTCTTCATTACCACGGCCCTGTCCGCGGTGCTCGGCTGA
- a CDS encoding menaquinone biosynthesis decarboxylase — protein sequence MAYRNLGEYLAELERRGELRRVKVEVDPVLEMAEVAARLVRRGGPAVLFEKARGSPYPVAMNLFGTPSRVRLALGDDPDEIGRRLASWLDLPRLESWGDRMRALPRLAQVASFFPRRVTRAPCQEVVEESPSLEKLPVLQCWPGDGGRFLTLPLVITRDPVSGKTNVGMYRMQVHDDRTLGMHWHVHKDGARHARALSPGERLPVAVALGGDPATIYAATAPLPAGLDEFLFAGFLRQAPVELVRAVTVDLEVPAEAEFVLEGYVEVGEERVEGPFGDHTGYYSPPEPYPVFHLTALTRRCNPVYPATVVGPPPMEDAWLGKATERIFMPLLRLLVPDLVDLDLPVEGVFHNLAIVSIRKRYPGHARQVMSALWGLGLLALTKVVVVVDEDVDVHDYRQVTWVVGTSVDPGRDVTVVWGPVDALDHAAPYPAYGTKMGIDATRKWPGEGQVRPWPARAEMSPEIRELVDRRWEEYGLGSR from the coding sequence GTGGCGTACCGGAACCTGGGTGAGTATCTGGCTGAGCTGGAGAGAAGGGGGGAACTCCGCCGGGTGAAGGTGGAGGTCGACCCCGTGCTGGAGATGGCGGAAGTGGCCGCCCGTCTGGTGCGCCGGGGAGGTCCGGCCGTCCTTTTCGAAAAGGCCAGGGGGTCGCCCTACCCCGTGGCCATGAACCTCTTCGGGACCCCGTCGCGAGTGAGGCTGGCCCTGGGTGACGACCCCGACGAAATCGGGCGGCGTCTGGCATCGTGGCTGGATTTGCCCCGTCTGGAAAGCTGGGGGGACAGGATGCGGGCTCTCCCGCGGCTGGCCCAGGTGGCCTCTTTCTTCCCCCGCCGGGTAACCCGGGCACCCTGCCAGGAAGTGGTGGAGGAGAGCCCGTCTCTGGAGAAGCTGCCGGTGTTGCAGTGCTGGCCGGGTGACGGGGGGCGTTTCCTCACCCTGCCCCTGGTGATAACGCGCGACCCGGTGAGCGGCAAGACCAACGTGGGCATGTACCGGATGCAGGTTCACGACGATCGCACCCTGGGCATGCACTGGCACGTGCACAAGGACGGTGCCCGCCACGCCCGAGCGCTGTCGCCCGGGGAGAGGCTGCCCGTGGCCGTGGCCCTGGGGGGCGATCCTGCCACCATTTACGCAGCAACGGCCCCTTTGCCCGCCGGGCTTGACGAGTTTCTCTTCGCTGGCTTCCTCCGCCAGGCCCCCGTGGAACTGGTGAGGGCAGTCACCGTGGACCTGGAAGTACCGGCGGAAGCGGAGTTCGTCCTGGAAGGTTACGTGGAGGTGGGGGAAGAGAGGGTGGAGGGGCCCTTCGGGGATCACACCGGGTACTACTCGCCCCCGGAGCCCTACCCGGTGTTTCACCTCACGGCCCTGACGCGCCGTTGCAACCCGGTGTATCCGGCCACGGTGGTGGGCCCCCCTCCCATGGAGGACGCCTGGTTGGGCAAGGCCACCGAACGTATCTTCATGCCGCTGCTCCGCCTGCTGGTCCCGGACCTGGTGGATCTGGACCTGCCGGTGGAAGGGGTGTTCCACAATCTGGCCATCGTGTCTATCAGGAAGCGGTACCCCGGCCACGCCCGCCAGGTGATGTCGGCGCTGTGGGGGCTGGGGCTGCTGGCCCTCACCAAAGTGGTGGTGGTGGTGGACGAGGATGTGGACGTCCACGACTACCGCCAGGTGACCTGGGTGGTGGGTACCAGTGTGGACCCCGGCCGGGACGTGACCGTGGTGTGGGGACCGGTGGACGCCCTGGATCACGCCGCCCCGTACCCGGCATACGGGACCAAGATGGGCATAGACGCCACCCGCAAGTGGCCCGGCGAAGGGCAGGTCCGTCCCTGGCCGGCCCGGGCCGAGATGAGCCCCGAGATCCGGGAACTGGTGGACCGGCGTTGGGAGGAGTACGGCCTTGGCTCCCGCTAG
- a CDS encoding TetR/AcrR family transcriptional regulator: MEAEKRLEKETMILDAAERVFAARGYAATTVKDVAQEAGVATGTVYLYFPSKEELFLALIDRGTRAVLEGIVQARQGRPDVVAKLAASLEGAVRSFSAHRDLARVALLQAPGALPSCEERLAELHRLFAAYVAQDLEEACAAGLIPPLDTRVAAWAWVGSFAEILLAWVRGDVPDLEEALPALVAYNLRGIGAGSAAAGHAGPAQASRRRGR; the protein is encoded by the coding sequence ATGGAAGCAGAGAAGCGGCTGGAGAAGGAAACGATGATCCTGGATGCCGCGGAGCGGGTTTTCGCGGCCCGGGGTTACGCTGCCACCACCGTTAAAGACGTGGCGCAGGAGGCCGGCGTTGCCACAGGCACGGTGTACCTGTACTTCCCCAGCAAAGAGGAACTTTTTCTGGCCCTCATCGACCGGGGGACCAGGGCCGTGCTGGAGGGCATCGTGCAGGCCCGCCAGGGCCGGCCCGACGTGGTGGCCAAGCTGGCTGCGTCCCTTGAGGGGGCTGTGCGGTCTTTTTCGGCCCACCGGGACCTGGCCCGAGTCGCCCTTCTGCAGGCGCCCGGGGCACTGCCATCCTGCGAGGAGAGGCTGGCCGAACTCCATCGGCTGTTTGCGGCGTACGTGGCCCAGGATCTCGAGGAAGCATGTGCCGCCGGGCTCATCCCGCCCCTTGATACCCGTGTGGCGGCATGGGCCTGGGTGGGCTCTTTCGCCGAGATACTGCTGGCGTGGGTGCGGGGTGACGTCCCCGACCTGGAGGAGGCTCTTCCCGCCCTGGTCGCTTACAACCTGCGGGGCATCGGCGCGGGTTCTGCGGCGGCCGGCCATGCCGGCCCAGCGCAGGCGTCCCGCCGGCGGGGGAGGTGA